A window of Bradyrhizobium sp. AZCC 1610 contains these coding sequences:
- a CDS encoding magnesium and cobalt transport protein CorA — translation MNVASSGIMKNEPAASGGVVAAGVYVDGRRVANIAIDEASSWRSKAHHVVWIGLHEPDMSVLSRVQRQFELHDLAIEDADHAHQRPKIEQYGDALFIVARTAQLDGDSIAFGETHLFVGEGYIVSVRHGASTSYKPVRERCESCPRALARGEDYILYAILDFIVDNYSPVLETIQEEVEAMEAQVLASAMTQAQIERLYLLRRDLLRLRNAVGPLVEVCRRLEHDNLPMVRSTMQPLFRDVTDHVRTVQEQIDSLREVLAFAFEASLLVGQAQETAVSKKLASWLAIIAVPTAIAGIYGMNFKHMPELEWQYGYFSVVGTILLVCAGLFWRFRRVGWL, via the coding sequence ATGAACGTCGCATCGTCAGGCATCATGAAAAACGAGCCGGCCGCCTCCGGCGGCGTGGTCGCAGCCGGCGTCTACGTCGATGGCCGGCGTGTCGCCAACATCGCCATCGATGAAGCGTCGAGCTGGCGCAGCAAAGCCCACCACGTGGTCTGGATCGGCCTGCACGAGCCGGATATGTCGGTGCTCAGCCGCGTGCAGCGGCAGTTCGAGCTGCATGACCTTGCGATCGAGGATGCCGACCACGCCCATCAGCGACCGAAGATCGAGCAGTATGGCGACGCGCTGTTCATCGTGGCGCGCACGGCGCAGCTCGACGGCGACAGCATCGCATTCGGCGAGACGCATCTGTTCGTCGGCGAAGGATATATCGTGTCGGTTCGGCACGGCGCCTCGACGTCCTACAAGCCGGTGCGCGAACGATGCGAAAGCTGTCCTCGGGCGCTGGCCCGGGGCGAGGATTACATTCTCTACGCCATCCTCGACTTCATCGTCGATAACTACTCCCCCGTGCTCGAAACCATCCAGGAGGAAGTCGAAGCGATGGAAGCGCAAGTGCTCGCCAGCGCCATGACGCAGGCGCAGATCGAGCGCCTCTATTTGCTCCGGCGCGACCTGTTGCGGCTGCGCAATGCGGTTGGGCCGCTGGTGGAAGTTTGCCGCCGGCTCGAGCATGACAATCTGCCGATGGTGCGATCCACCATGCAGCCGTTGTTTCGCGACGTCACCGACCACGTCCGGACGGTGCAGGAGCAGATCGATTCGCTTCGCGAGGTGCTGGCGTTTGCCTTTGAGGCGAGCCTCCTGGTCGGCCAGGCACAGGAGACCGCGGTGTCCAAGAAACTGGCGTCATGGCTCGCCATCATCGCGGTCCCGACGGCGATCGCCGGCATCTACGGCATGAACTTCAAGCACATGCCGGAGCTGGAGTGGCAGTATGGCTATTTTAGCGTGGTCGGCACGATTCTGCTGGTATGTGCAGGCTTGTTCTGGCGGTTCCGGCGCGTCGGCTGGCTGTAG
- a CDS encoding LysM peptidoglycan-binding domain-containing protein has translation MTAISISRIVLPLVAVVAAGGVVFAIQHVRREPPAETMAATTAPATSKPASDTRVAALAKATSEANAVVDALTGSPPSPESGNVPTFDVASIEPTGEAVIAGRAAPGATVELLRNGEVHDRAVADKSGQFVMVPPKLPSGTYDLTLRSKQADGTVATSKQHVTAALEPKSTDRPVVALVTPDKPTVVLSQPAGPKPAAGAVVVEAVEIEPGGKFHVSGQARPGVALRLYLNDSFVTSVTAGADGRFAVTINEGVGPGSYRVRLDEASSSGTVRARAEVPFNVPDTTASVSAQASVAKRPDTAGPQLAAAGTTVLPDGGSPPSTVVVPKIATTTVSRGDSLWRLSSLTYGAGTRYAVIYKANKGQIRNPNLIYPGQIFVLPAQ, from the coding sequence ATGACTGCCATATCGATTAGCCGAATAGTCCTTCCCCTGGTGGCGGTTGTTGCCGCCGGTGGCGTTGTCTTCGCCATTCAACACGTCCGCCGCGAGCCGCCGGCTGAAACCATGGCTGCAACGACGGCGCCTGCGACCTCGAAGCCTGCATCTGATACGCGAGTGGCCGCGCTCGCAAAGGCCACATCGGAAGCAAACGCCGTCGTGGACGCGCTGACCGGATCGCCGCCATCGCCGGAGAGCGGCAACGTGCCGACGTTCGACGTTGCCAGCATCGAGCCGACGGGCGAAGCCGTCATCGCAGGCCGGGCAGCGCCGGGCGCAACGGTGGAACTGCTGCGCAATGGCGAAGTGCATGACCGCGCGGTCGCGGATAAATCCGGACAATTCGTCATGGTTCCGCCCAAGCTTCCTTCAGGCACTTACGACCTGACGCTCCGCTCAAAACAGGCGGACGGCACGGTGGCCACGTCCAAACAGCACGTGACGGCGGCGCTGGAGCCGAAATCGACCGACCGGCCGGTCGTGGCGCTGGTCACGCCGGACAAACCCACGGTCGTGCTGTCGCAACCGGCTGGGCCAAAACCGGCGGCCGGCGCCGTGGTCGTGGAGGCGGTCGAGATCGAGCCGGGCGGCAAGTTCCATGTGAGCGGTCAGGCGCGCCCCGGCGTAGCGCTGAGGCTCTATCTCAACGACAGCTTTGTGACGTCGGTAACGGCCGGCGCGGATGGACGCTTTGCCGTCACCATCAACGAAGGGGTCGGACCGGGAAGCTACCGGGTCAGGCTGGACGAGGCGTCAAGTTCCGGTACGGTGCGCGCACGCGCCGAGGTGCCGTTCAACGTTCCCGACACGACCGCGTCCGTGTCGGCGCAGGCCAGCGTGGCCAAGCGCCCGGACACAGCCGGTCCGCAACTGGCGGCCGCAGGGACTACCGTTTTGCCGGACGGAGGCTCGCCGCCCTCCACCGTGGTGGTGCCGAAGATCGCGACCACCACCGTCTCCCGTGGCGATAGCCTCTGGCGTCTCAGCAGCCTCACCTACGGCGCGGGCACGCGCTACGCCGTCATCTACAAGGCGAACAAGGGGCAGATCCGCAATCCCAACCTGATCTATCCCGGCCAGATCTTTGTCCTTCCCGCGCAGTGA
- the fdhF gene encoding formate dehydrogenase subunit alpha, whose protein sequence is MTKIKFELDGKQVEANAGETIWQVARRQGRDIPHLCYSPEPDYRPDGNCRACMVEIEGERVLAASCKRTPSVGMKVKSESARAVAAQKMVMELLVADQPARETSHDPDSKFWHWAEKVEVTESRFPAAERWAGDTSHPAMSVNLDACIQCGLCVRACREVQVNDVIGMAYRNHDAKIVFDFDDPMGESTCVACGECVQACPTGALMPSVMLDENQTRVTYADKKVDSLCPFCGVGCQVTYQVKDEKVIYAEGRDGPANHNRLCVKGRFGFDYIHHPHRLTKPLVRLPNAKKDANDQVDPANPFTHFREASWEEALDIAAKGLVKIRDEKGVKALAGFGSAKGSNEEAYLFQKLVRTGFGSNNVDHCTRLCHASSVAALMEGLNSGAVSAPFSAAMDAEVIIVIGANPTVNHPVAATYLKNAAKRGAKLIVMDPRTQSLSRHAWRHLAFKPGSDVAMLNAMLHTIITEGLTDQQYIAGYTEGFDELAERIKEFPPEKMEAICGIPAETLKEVARVYARSQASIIFWGMGISQHIHGTDNARCLIALALTTGQVGRPGTGLHPLRGQNNVQGASDAGLIPMFLPDYQPVGRTDLREPFEKLWHQDLDPVRGLTVVEIMNAIHAGEITGMYIEGENPAMSDPDLQHARGALAMLDHLVVQDLFVTETAFHADVILPASAFAEKSGTFTNTDRRVQLAREVIRPPGDARQDLWIIQEIGKRMGLPWNYDGPADVFTEMTQVMPSLNNITWDRLVREGAVTYPVDAPDKPGNEIIFTTGFPTASGRGKIVPAKVIAPDEVPDTEYPMVLSTGRVLEHWHTGSMTRRASVLDQIEPEAVAFMSPKDMRRLSVWPGDFIKLQTRRGAVEVKVRSDRDVPENMVFMPFCYAEAAANLLTNPALDPFGKIPEFKFCAVRAEKVALQSAAE, encoded by the coding sequence ATGACCAAGATTAAATTCGAACTCGACGGCAAGCAGGTCGAGGCCAATGCGGGCGAGACCATCTGGCAAGTTGCAAGACGCCAGGGCCGGGATATTCCGCATCTGTGCTATTCGCCGGAGCCGGACTACCGGCCCGACGGCAATTGCCGCGCCTGCATGGTCGAGATCGAGGGCGAGCGCGTGCTGGCGGCGTCCTGCAAACGCACGCCGAGCGTCGGCATGAAGGTGAAGTCTGAGAGCGCGCGTGCGGTCGCAGCGCAGAAGATGGTGATGGAGTTGCTGGTCGCCGACCAGCCGGCGCGCGAGACCTCGCACGATCCCGATTCGAAATTCTGGCACTGGGCTGAAAAAGTCGAGGTGACCGAGAGCCGCTTCCCGGCCGCCGAACGCTGGGCAGGGGACACCAGTCACCCCGCCATGAGTGTCAATCTCGACGCCTGCATCCAGTGCGGCCTCTGCGTGCGCGCCTGCCGCGAGGTGCAGGTCAACGACGTCATCGGCATGGCCTATCGCAACCACGACGCCAAGATCGTGTTCGACTTCGACGATCCGATGGGTGAATCGACTTGCGTCGCCTGCGGCGAGTGCGTGCAGGCCTGTCCGACCGGCGCACTTATGCCCTCGGTGATGCTGGACGAGAACCAGACCCGCGTCACCTACGCCGACAAGAAGGTGGATTCGCTCTGCCCGTTCTGCGGCGTCGGCTGTCAGGTCACCTATCAGGTCAAGGACGAGAAGGTCATCTATGCCGAGGGCCGCGATGGCCCGGCCAATCATAACCGGCTCTGCGTCAAGGGTCGTTTTGGGTTCGACTACATCCATCACCCGCATCGCCTCACAAAGCCGCTGGTGCGGCTGCCAAATGCGAAGAAGGATGCCAACGACCAGGTCGACCCGGCCAATCCGTTCACGCATTTCCGCGAAGCCTCGTGGGAAGAGGCGCTGGACATTGCGGCCAAGGGGCTGGTGAAGATCCGCGACGAAAAGGGCGTCAAGGCACTAGCCGGATTCGGCTCCGCCAAGGGCTCGAACGAAGAGGCGTACCTGTTCCAGAAGCTGGTGCGTACCGGCTTCGGCTCCAACAATGTCGATCACTGCACGCGGCTGTGCCACGCTTCATCGGTGGCGGCGCTGATGGAAGGGCTGAACTCGGGCGCGGTGTCGGCGCCGTTTTCGGCTGCGATGGACGCCGAGGTCATCATCGTGATCGGCGCCAATCCGACTGTGAACCATCCGGTGGCGGCGACCTATCTCAAGAACGCGGCCAAACGCGGCGCCAAGCTGATCGTGATGGATCCGCGCACGCAGTCGCTGTCGCGCCACGCCTGGCGGCATCTGGCGTTCAAGCCCGGCAGCGACGTCGCGATGCTCAACGCGATGCTGCACACCATCATCACCGAAGGGTTGACCGACCAGCAATATATCGCGGGCTATACCGAAGGCTTCGACGAGCTCGCTGAGCGCATCAAGGAATTCCCGCCGGAGAAGATGGAAGCGATCTGCGGCATTCCGGCCGAGACGCTGAAGGAAGTCGCTCGGGTCTATGCCCGCTCGCAGGCTTCGATCATCTTCTGGGGCATGGGCATCAGCCAGCACATCCACGGCACCGATAACGCGCGCTGCCTGATCGCGCTGGCGCTGACGACCGGCCAGGTCGGCCGCCCCGGCACCGGCCTGCATCCGCTGCGCGGCCAGAACAACGTGCAGGGCGCTTCCGACGCCGGCCTGATTCCGATGTTCCTGCCGGACTACCAGCCGGTCGGGCGCACCGATCTGCGCGAGCCCTTTGAAAAGCTCTGGCATCAGGACCTCGATCCCGTGCGCGGATTGACCGTGGTCGAGATCATGAACGCGATCCACGCCGGTGAGATCACCGGCATGTATATCGAGGGCGAAAACCCCGCGATGTCGGATCCCGATCTGCAGCACGCGCGCGGGGCACTGGCGATGCTCGACCACCTGGTCGTGCAGGATCTTTTCGTCACCGAAACCGCGTTCCATGCCGACGTGATCCTGCCGGCCTCGGCATTTGCCGAGAAGAGCGGCACCTTCACCAACACCGACCGCCGCGTGCAGCTTGCGCGCGAGGTGATCCGGCCACCCGGCGATGCGCGGCAGGATCTCTGGATCATCCAGGAGATCGGCAAGCGCATGGGCTTGCCGTGGAACTATGACGGCCCGGCCGACGTGTTTACCGAGATGACGCAAGTGATGCCGTCGCTGAACAACATCACCTGGGACCGGCTGGTCCGCGAGGGCGCGGTGACCTACCCGGTCGATGCTCCCGACAAGCCCGGCAACGAGATCATCTTCACCACGGGTTTCCCGACCGCGAGCGGCCGCGGCAAGATCGTTCCGGCGAAGGTGATCGCACCCGACGAGGTGCCCGACACCGAATATCCGATGGTACTGTCGACGGGCCGCGTGCTCGAACACTGGCACACCGGCTCGATGACCCGCCGCGCCAGCGTGCTCGACCAGATCGAGCCGGAGGCGGTGGCCTTCATGTCGCCAAAGGACATGCGGCGCTTAAGCGTCTGGCCCGGCGATTTCATTAAGCTGCAGACCCGCCGCGGCGCCGTCGAGGTCAAGGTGCGCTCCGACCGCGACGTGCCGGAGAACATGGTGTTCATGCCGTTCTGCTACGCGGAGGCGGCAGCGAATCTCTTGACCAACCCGGCGCTCGATCCGTTCGGCAAGATCCCCGAGTTCAAGTTCTGCGCCGTGCGCGCGGAAAAGGTGGCGCTGCAGTCGGCGGCGGAATAG
- a CDS encoding NADH-ubiquinone oxidoreductase-F iron-sulfur binding region domain-containing protein yields the protein MDHDVQLVRSFEHPGAGRKRAKATPKGRQVDPTAAHEIELLLGDRPRRRDLLIEHLHLIQDTYHQISAAHLAALADEMKLSFAEVFETATFYAHFDVVKEGEPDIAPLTIRVCDSLTCAMMGAEKLLHELQDSAGPGIRVVRAPCVGRCDTAPAAEVGHHFVDHATVTNVLAAAKAGETHAHLPRYVDYDAYVAGGGYKLLNRLRSGELSREDLLKSLDDASLRGLGGAGFPTGRKWRAVLGEPGPRLMAINGDEGEPGTFKDRFYLETDPHRFIEGMLIGAHVVEATDVYIYIRDEYPASREILEREIAKLPPGGPVLHMRRGAGAYICGEESSLLESIEGKRGLPRHKPPYPFQVGLFGLPTLINNIETLWWVRDIVEKGADWWKSHGRNDRHGLRSYSVSGRVKNPGMKLAPSGVTVRELIDEFCGGMADGHTFRAYLPGGASGGILPASMDNIPLDFGTLEKYGCFIGSAAVVILSEQDSVKGAALNLMKFFEDESCGQCTPCRVGTQKAAILMEKPVWDRELLDQLSQAMRDASICGLGQAASNPLTSVIKYFPDEFKEAAE from the coding sequence ATGGATCATGACGTACAACTAGTCCGCTCGTTCGAGCATCCGGGCGCGGGACGGAAGCGGGCCAAGGCGACGCCGAAGGGCCGCCAGGTTGACCCGACCGCTGCCCACGAGATCGAGCTCCTGCTCGGCGATCGGCCGCGGCGCCGCGATCTGCTGATCGAGCATCTGCACCTGATCCAGGACACCTATCACCAGATCTCGGCGGCGCATCTTGCGGCGCTTGCCGACGAGATGAAGCTGTCGTTTGCCGAAGTGTTCGAGACCGCGACCTTCTATGCGCATTTCGACGTGGTGAAGGAAGGCGAGCCTGACATCGCGCCGCTGACCATCCGCGTCTGTGACTCGCTGACCTGCGCCATGATGGGCGCAGAAAAGCTGCTGCACGAATTGCAGGACAGTGCCGGTCCCGGCATTCGCGTGGTGCGCGCCCCGTGCGTCGGGCGCTGCGATACCGCGCCTGCCGCCGAGGTCGGCCATCACTTCGTCGATCATGCCACGGTCACGAACGTGCTCGCCGCCGCCAAGGCCGGCGAGACCCACGCGCATCTGCCCAGGTATGTCGACTACGACGCCTATGTCGCCGGTGGCGGTTACAAGCTGCTCAACCGGCTGCGCTCCGGTGAATTGAGCAGGGAAGATCTGCTGAAGTCGCTCGACGATGCGTCGCTGCGCGGGCTCGGCGGCGCAGGCTTCCCGACGGGACGAAAGTGGCGCGCGGTGCTTGGTGAGCCCGGCCCCCGGCTGATGGCGATCAATGGCGACGAGGGCGAGCCCGGCACCTTCAAGGATCGCTTCTATCTCGAAACCGATCCGCATCGCTTCATCGAGGGCATGCTGATCGGCGCGCATGTGGTCGAGGCGACCGACGTCTACATTTACATCCGCGACGAATATCCGGCCTCGCGCGAAATCCTCGAACGCGAAATCGCCAAACTGCCGCCGGGCGGGCCCGTGCTGCACATGCGCCGCGGCGCTGGCGCCTATATCTGCGGCGAGGAATCCTCGCTGCTCGAAAGCATCGAGGGCAAGCGCGGCCTGCCCCGGCACAAGCCGCCTTATCCGTTCCAGGTCGGGCTGTTCGGCCTGCCGACGCTGATCAACAATATCGAGACGCTGTGGTGGGTGCGCGACATCGTCGAGAAGGGCGCCGACTGGTGGAAGAGCCATGGCCGCAACGACCGTCATGGCCTGCGCAGCTACTCGGTCTCGGGCCGCGTGAAAAATCCCGGCATGAAGCTGGCGCCGTCAGGCGTCACCGTGCGCGAACTGATCGACGAGTTCTGCGGCGGCATGGCTGACGGCCACACCTTCCGCGCTTATCTTCCGGGCGGCGCGTCCGGCGGCATTCTGCCGGCGTCGATGGACAACATCCCGCTCGATTTCGGCACGCTGGAAAAATACGGCTGCTTTATCGGCTCGGCCGCCGTCGTCATCCTGTCCGAGCAGGACAGCGTCAAGGGCGCGGCGCTGAACCTGATGAAATTCTTCGAGGATGAGAGCTGCGGCCAGTGCACGCCATGCCGGGTCGGCACCCAGAAGGCGGCGATCCTGATGGAAAAGCCGGTCTGGGACCGCGAGCTGCTCGACCAGTTGAGCCAGGCGATGCGCGATGCCTCGATCTGCGGGCTCGGCCAGGCGGCCTCGAATCCGCTCACGAGCGTCATTAAATATTTCCCCGACGAGTTCAAGGAAGCGGCGGAATGA
- a CDS encoding sulfurtransferase TusA family protein, translating into MNTTKLDLTGLKCPLPALKTRKALKSITPGDFLEVHCTDPLSVIDIPNLIRETGDKVEIAERAESRIVFLIEKAAAPGTERAP; encoded by the coding sequence ATGAATACGACAAAGCTCGATCTCACTGGTCTCAAATGCCCGTTGCCGGCGCTGAAAACGCGCAAAGCGTTGAAGTCGATCACGCCGGGCGATTTCCTGGAAGTTCACTGCACCGATCCGCTCTCGGTGATCGACATCCCTAACTTGATCCGTGAAACCGGCGACAAGGTCGAGATAGCTGAGCGCGCGGAAAGCCGTATCGTTTTCCTGATCGAGAAGGCAGCCGCTCCGGGAACTGAGCGGGCCCCGTGA
- a CDS encoding molybdopterin molybdotransferase MoeA → MAQLSDDCFAFGGPMMSVDEAVGLIATRVTPVVDVETVTLARADGRILAHDILAPLPLPPFTNSAVDGYAVSSRDLPQQQEQAFPVIGRVQAGSSVSAPLKPGQAMRIFTGAPMPEGADTVFMQEDVRVEGDKVVLPAGLKPGANVRPAGEDIPAGFAALTAGQRLRPQDVALAAAFGLTQLDVVRRIRVAVFSTGNELASPGEARAAAQLFDSNRYMLMAMLARLGCEVSDLGILRDDRAALARALQDVAGTHDLILTTGGVSTGEEDHVKASVESVGRLVLWRMAIKPGRPVAMGIIGGTPFIGLPGNPVASFVTFVHVVRPTILALSGAMPEKLLPMPVRAAFTYKKKIARREYVRVSLRKAADGALEAVKFPREGAGLLSSLIDTDGLVELGEQMALVEPGQTVGFLSYASLM, encoded by the coding sequence ATGGCGCAATTGTCCGACGATTGCTTTGCCTTCGGCGGGCCGATGATGTCGGTCGATGAGGCCGTCGGTCTCATTGCCACGCGCGTGACGCCGGTCGTGGATGTCGAGACGGTGACGCTCGCCCGCGCCGATGGCCGCATTCTCGCGCACGACATTCTGGCGCCGCTGCCGCTGCCGCCCTTCACCAATTCTGCCGTCGACGGCTATGCGGTCTCCAGCCGCGACCTGCCGCAGCAGCAAGAACAGGCATTTCCAGTGATCGGCCGCGTTCAGGCGGGTAGCTCCGTCTCTGCGCCGCTCAAGCCCGGGCAGGCGATGCGCATCTTTACCGGAGCGCCGATGCCCGAAGGCGCTGATACCGTGTTCATGCAGGAAGACGTCCGCGTCGAAGGCGACAAGGTCGTGCTTCCCGCGGGCCTCAAGCCCGGCGCCAATGTGCGTCCCGCGGGCGAAGATATTCCGGCAGGCTTTGCAGCGCTGACGGCCGGCCAGCGGCTGCGGCCACAGGATGTCGCGCTCGCAGCGGCCTTCGGCCTGACGCAACTCGATGTTGTCAGGCGTATTCGTGTCGCGGTGTTCTCCACCGGCAACGAGCTGGCCTCGCCGGGCGAAGCGCGCGCCGCGGCGCAATTGTTCGATTCCAACCGTTACATGCTGATGGCGATGCTGGCGCGGCTCGGCTGCGAGGTCAGCGATCTCGGCATCCTCAGGGACGACCGCGCCGCGCTCGCGCGCGCGCTGCAGGACGTGGCCGGCACCCATGATCTGATCCTCACCACCGGCGGCGTTTCGACCGGCGAGGAGGACCATGTCAAGGCGAGCGTCGAAAGCGTCGGCAGGCTGGTGCTGTGGCGGATGGCGATCAAGCCGGGACGCCCCGTCGCGATGGGCATCATCGGCGGCACCCCATTCATCGGATTGCCCGGCAATCCGGTGGCCAGTTTTGTCACCTTCGTCCACGTGGTGCGGCCGACGATTCTGGCGCTGTCGGGCGCGATGCCGGAGAAGCTGTTGCCCATGCCGGTGCGCGCTGCCTTCACCTACAAGAAGAAGATCGCCCGCCGCGAATATGTCCGCGTCAGCCTGCGCAAGGCCGCGGATGGCGCGCTCGAAGCGGTGAAATTTCCGCGTGAGGGTGCAGGGTTGCTGTCCTCGCTGATCGACACCGACGGCCTGGTCGAACTCGGCGAACAGATGGCACTGGTCGAACCCGGCCAGACGGTCGGGTTTCTGTCCTACGCAAGCCTGATGTGA
- the mobB gene encoding molybdopterin-guanine dinucleotide biosynthesis protein B — translation MKVIGLAGWSGAGKTTLLTRVIPHFLKDGLRVSVIKHAHHAFDVDVPGKDSWKHREAGAAEVLVSSSQRWALMHELRGAREPRLPELLVKLSPVDLVVVEGFKREPHRKIEVYRAANEKPLLFPDDPGIVGIATDTPVETTLPTAHLDDIEAVAAMMLKSAISLEDVLAKCEAEG, via the coding sequence ATGAAAGTAATTGGCCTCGCGGGATGGAGCGGCGCCGGCAAGACCACCTTGCTGACGCGCGTGATTCCGCATTTCCTGAAAGACGGCCTGCGCGTTTCCGTCATCAAGCACGCCCATCATGCTTTCGATGTCGACGTGCCCGGCAAGGATTCCTGGAAGCATCGCGAGGCCGGTGCGGCCGAAGTCCTGGTGTCCTCCAGCCAGCGCTGGGCCCTGATGCACGAGCTGCGCGGCGCCCGCGAGCCAAGGCTGCCGGAACTGCTGGTAAAGCTGTCGCCGGTCGATCTCGTCGTCGTCGAGGGTTTCAAGCGCGAGCCGCATCGCAAGATCGAGGTCTATCGCGCCGCGAATGAAAAACCGCTGCTGTTTCCCGACGATCCCGGCATCGTCGGAATCGCGACCGACACCCCGGTTGAAACCACGCTGCCGACCGCCCATCTCGATGATATCGAGGCGGTGGCGGCGATGATGCTGAAATCGGCGATATCGCTCGAAGACGTGCTGGCGAAATGCGAAGCTGAGGGCTGA
- a CDS encoding formate dehydrogenase accessory sulfurtransferase FdhD — protein MMKIEKAPAPLIVPNPEDPRLTERVTGTDQTGSAVEIRVPVERPLTLYLNAQEIVTMMTIGDYPEYLALGYLLNQNMLKYDDVVTEVEYDDDLQVVVVRTEHHTNFEAKLKKRTQTSGCAQGTAFGDLLEAVESVALPKAELRTSWLYQMTHAINTMPSLYLEAGAIHGCVLCKEGTPVCYTEDVGRHNAVDKIAGWIYRHGVDPADKILYTTGRLTSEMVIKTVRMGIPILVSRSGFTAWGVELARQVGLTLVGRTRGKRFIALSGQERIVFDQDLDYVAEESARHKRKGEDRDE, from the coding sequence ATGATGAAAATCGAGAAAGCCCCCGCCCCCCTGATCGTGCCGAATCCCGAGGATCCGCGGCTGACCGAGCGCGTCACCGGGACCGACCAGACCGGCTCCGCCGTCGAAATCCGGGTGCCGGTGGAACGGCCGCTGACGCTGTATCTGAACGCGCAGGAGATCGTCACCATGATGACGATCGGCGACTATCCGGAATATCTGGCGCTCGGCTATCTTCTCAACCAGAACATGCTGAAATACGACGATGTCGTCACCGAGGTCGAATATGACGACGACCTTCAGGTGGTGGTGGTGCGCACCGAGCACCACACCAATTTTGAGGCAAAACTGAAGAAGCGCACGCAGACGTCGGGCTGCGCGCAGGGCACGGCGTTCGGCGATCTGTTGGAGGCCGTCGAAAGCGTTGCGCTGCCCAAGGCAGAATTGCGCACCTCCTGGCTCTACCAGATGACGCATGCGATCAACACCATGCCCTCGCTCTACCTGGAAGCCGGCGCGATCCATGGCTGCGTGCTGTGCAAGGAAGGCACGCCGGTCTGCTACACTGAGGACGTCGGCCGCCACAACGCGGTCGACAAGATCGCCGGCTGGATCTATCGCCACGGCGTCGATCCCGCCGACAAGATCCTCTACACCACCGGCCGGCTCACCTCGGAGATGGTGATCAAGACGGTGCGAATGGGAATTCCCATTCTCGTCTCACGCTCCGGGTTTACGGCGTGGGGTGTCGAGCTGGCGCGGCAGGTCGGGCTGACGCTGGTCGGGCGCACGCGCGGCAAACGCTTCATCGCACTGTCCGGCCAGGAACGCATCGTGTTCGACCAGGACCTCGACTATGTCGCGGAGGAATCGGCGCGACACAAGCGCAAGGGCGAAGATCGTGACGAGTGA
- the mobA gene encoding molybdenum cofactor guanylyltransferase MobA encodes MSRRNRRDTSARAKIVTSDATAAVTIPGVLLAGGLARRMGGGDKPMRTIAGRTILDRVIARLKPQCDGLILNANGDPARFAAFGLPVIADGVSDFPGPLAGILAALDWAAANRPDVKFFLSAAADCPFLPRDLVSRLYGALEAENAELAVAASDGQSHPVIGLWSVGLREQLRHALVVEDIRKIDRWTARFKLATVTWPVEPLDPFFNANTMDDIAEAERLAALDGG; translated from the coding sequence ATGTCGCGGAGGAATCGGCGCGACACAAGCGCAAGGGCGAAGATCGTGACGAGTGACGCGACGGCCGCGGTCACAATTCCCGGCGTGCTGCTCGCCGGCGGACTGGCGCGGCGGATGGGCGGCGGCGACAAGCCGATGCGCACGATCGCCGGCCGCACTATCCTCGACCGCGTGATCGCGCGGCTCAAGCCGCAATGCGACGGCCTCATCCTCAATGCCAATGGCGATCCCGCACGCTTTGCGGCGTTCGGACTTCCGGTCATTGCAGATGGCGTCTCCGATTTTCCGGGTCCACTCGCCGGCATTCTGGCCGCACTCGATTGGGCCGCGGCCAATCGGCCTGACGTAAAATTTTTTCTCAGCGCCGCCGCGGACTGTCCGTTCCTCCCACGCGATCTGGTGTCGCGGCTGTATGGCGCGCTCGAAGCCGAGAATGCCGAGCTTGCCGTCGCCGCTTCCGACGGGCAATCGCATCCAGTAATCGGGCTTTGGAGCGTCGGTTTGCGAGAACAGCTTCGCCACGCACTCGTCGTCGAGGATATCAGGAAGATCGATCGCTGGACCGCGCGCTTCAAGCTCGCCACCGTGACATGGCCGGTCGAACCGCTCGATCCGTTCTTCAACGCCAACACCATGGACGACATCGCGGAAGCGGAGCGGCTGGCGGCGCTGGATGGCGGCTAG